In Fusarium verticillioides 7600 chromosome 4, whole genome shotgun sequence, the following proteins share a genomic window:
- a CDS encoding hypothetical protein (At least one base has a quality score < 10), giving the protein MKSADSSQGTQCKLGTKSKTICATEFSHRRAGVWRFKPYQTVELYLRPIITVRGKVGRLLIHETFIVWEEKGALYETTLHQAALLPTYNKDPFSEGCSISDSFNGACLSIFSFIFQCYENLIRRVDRHLDLEELRQDSDPQASELVLIARFRMRTRDEELRYIALLCLQGYVCLTVAERYSDAELRQFVLKSFTWFCRDGTNHIPDTCAWDIFPPAIQPMNHGAEDDSSGTKRVW; this is encoded by the exons ATGAAATCGGCCGATTCATCTCAAGGCACTCAGTGCAAGCTTGGAACAAAATCCAAGACGATCTGTGCTACGGAATTCTCTCATCGACGAGCCGGCGTATGGAGGTTCAAGCCTTACCAAACGGTGGAGCTTTACTTACGTCCCATCATCACCGTTAGGGGGAAGGTTGGTAGACTTCTAATACATGAGACCTTTATCGTGTGGGAGGAGAAAGGCGCATTGTATGAGACAACGCTACATCAAGCTGCGCTCTTGCCAACTTATAACAAAGATCCCTTCTCAGAGGGGTGCTCTATTTCTGATAGCTTTAACGGCGCCTGCCTGtccatcttcagcttcatatTCCAATGCTATGAAAACCTCATACGGCGTGTTGATCGAcaccttgatcttgaggaattACGCCAAGATTCAGACCCTCAAGCCTCTGAACTCGTACTCATAGCAAGGTTCCGTATGAGGACTCGGGACGAGGAGCTGCGTTACATTGCTCTGCTCTGTCTGCAGGGTTACGTTTGCCTCACCGTTGCAGAACGGTATTCTGATGCTGAACTCCGCCAGTTCGTTCTCAAGAGCTTTACGTGGTTTTGCAGAGATGGCACGAATCATATTCCAGACACTTGTG CCTGGGATATTTTCCCTCCGGCGATACAGCCTATGAACCATGGAGCCGAGGACGATTCTTCTGGGACCAAGCGCGTATGGTGA